gggggacaccgcaatgtatttatttttacctttccCGTTTCCATAGTGATGTCACAGTAGTTTGTTTACCAAGAGGTTCGGACGCCACAGACGGAAGTTGGCACATCGGcggtaccgacttcagacgagtcccgtggggTTTGTGAGGGTCGTAGAGCAGAACGGGGAACACATTCATATTCGCGAGAGTCTCATCGTTACACTGTAGCTCTGCCTCTTTCCACAGCAGATGCAGAATGACGACAAAAGGCGGATGCAGTAGACTGAGACGCAGCACACACATAACAACAGCTTCAACAGACATATTTTGATGGGGATGTTATTACTACACCAATTAGATTGAGGCAATCGACTCCGAATAGCTTAGGTGTTTTTCTGTTTCGTTTTTCTATTTTAgtactttatttatttaatatgaGGTATTTTGAAATTGATCAATTGATCAATTGGAAAGCCTGTGTGTTTCGTGGTACTTATTAGGGCAGAGTGAAATAGTATTTGGAGTCCAAAGATTCTGTGTGGATCTGGCTgtaggccagtgtgtgtgtctgtgtgtctgtgtgtgtgtgtgtgtgtgtgtgtgtgtgtgtgtgtgtgtgtgtgtgtgtgtgtgtgtgtgtgtgtgtgtgtgtgtgtgttaggcgtCACAGAGCACAATGGCAGGAAGAGGAGGGTCCAGATGTTGTCTGTGTTGCCATAGTGATAACTAGAGGTCATTAGAAGCATGGGGTCTGCTAGTACGGgagatgtactgtgtgtgtgtgtgtgtgtgtgtgtgtgtgtgtgtgtgtgtgtgtgtgtgtgtgtgtgtgtgtgtgtgtgtgtgtgtgtgtgtgtgtgtgtgtgtgtgtgtgtgtgtgtgtgtgtgtgtggcaacttCTGGGTTATGGAGTGTAACATGTAGTTGATTACCATACAGATAGATATAAACATGAGACAATAATATCGTCCTGTTTGGTTTGAACAATAAAATCAACAATAACAGAACAATAAAGTTTTCACTTGTCCTTGGTCTTCCAGATGCTGAGTGCCTGGTGGTCAGTCCTGCCAGGCTGGTGGTGAAGCATGGAGACCCAGCCTCCTCTAACTGCAGCTCAGATATCCCTGTAGAGATGGCCTGGGAAGCCACCCAGGGAGGGGTTGGTCTAACAGACAACAAGGTGAAGATCCTACGCTGGAgggtggacaggtgagagaggcagacacagatgAGACTTTTAAAACTTGTTAAAAACGTGTTAGAAAAGCCTTTAATGAATGGTTTTTACTGTTTTAGACAGTTCTGGCTTCtatttttgatttattttaaatgcactttaaatattCCATTTGATTTGACAGTGTGACTGACTGGAATATCAAACCTACATGCTACACAGACGGAGGCCTGTGTCAGGAACAGCTGAACATCACAGTTTATAGTGAGTGACCTCTCTCTTATCTTATCTTCTCTGGTGTTTCTGAATGTATTCTTACTATGGCTCTGCAGTGTTAAACACTGTGTGTTTCCCTTCCTCCACAGAGCTTCCAGACCGTGTCTCCATCAGCTACAGGAAGTACCCTGATCCGATGGTTGAGGGGGATCAGTACCTGCTGCAGTGTCTTGTCCAGAACATCGCTCCTATTGGGAGACTCACGGTGACCTTCTACAAAGTCTCTACCAATGGTGAACGGACAGTGTTATACACACAACCACTGAACAACAACATTCAACAATTGAACAATGACACTAGGGAACCGGTGTGAGCTATTCCCTGCAGTTCTCCCCCACTAGTGTTGACGACGGGGCCCAGTTGTTGTGTTCAGCCATGTTGGATCTGGGACCAGAGGGACCCCAACCTCCTCCTGTAATGGACTCAAACCGCCTCAACACCAACGTGCACTGTGAGTCCTTCTGGTTCTCTGTCTACACACATTTAGTACAACAGTTAGTTAGACACCAGACGAGTCATGACGTTGACAGATGctgttttcacttcattttctctCATTAATCAACTTGTTTCTCATCTCTCTTTATCGCTCATTAATCAACTTGTTTCTCATCTCTCTTTATCGCTTGTTTCATCCCCCCCCCAGACAAGCCTCAGATCACTATGAGTCCTGGATGTTTCTCCATGAGCATCACGGAGGGTGACACCCTATCACTTAACTGTAGTGCAAAAGGTAACCCTGCCCCCTCGTACGATTGGTTGCTCTCCCAAGCCGACCCCAACCCCATGGAAGAGAGATCCGTAGTGACCATCACCAACATTGCCAAGTCTCACTCTGGAGATTACACCTGCATCGCCAGAAACCTCCTGGGAAACAGCACCTGTACTGTTAACGTGGAGGTCACAGGTGAGACAgatggttgattggttggatggatgattggttggatggttggtgggttggatggatgattggttggatggttgattggttgggtgGTTCATTGAATGATTGGTTGGTTGGATAGatgattggttggatggttgattggttggatggttgattggttggatggatcattgaatgactggttggttggatggatgattggttggatggatgaTTGGTTGGGTGGTTCATTGAATGACTGGTTGGTTGGATAGatgattggttggatggttgattggttgggtgGTTCATTGAATGACTGGTTGGTTGGATAGatgattggttggatggttgattggttgggtgGTTCATTGActgattggttggttggatggatgattggttggatggttgattggttgggtgGTTCATTgactgattggttggttggttggatagatgattggttggatggatgaT
The genomic region above belongs to Oncorhynchus gorbuscha isolate QuinsamMale2020 ecotype Even-year unplaced genomic scaffold, OgorEven_v1.0 Un_scaffold_2954, whole genome shotgun sequence and contains:
- the LOC124027092 gene encoding limbic system-associated membrane protein-like, which gives rise to MLDLGPEGPQPPPVMDSNRLNTNVHYKPQITMSPGCFSMSITEGDTLSLNCSAKGNPAPSYDWLLSQADPNPMEERSVVTITNIAKSHSGDYTCIARNLLGNSTCTVNVEVTVDYLPIFAGLAAAVVVILLVVSCFTYSSYYKHRRMGHYQLKDMLPRRHKNKHVVQHNGMDQSFM